A genomic region of Candidatus Zixiibacteriota bacterium contains the following coding sequences:
- a CDS encoding prepilin-type N-terminal cleavage/methylation domain-containing protein, whose protein sequence is MKNTKKKSANRNHKGFTLIELMIVVVIIGILAALALPRWWKASERARQSEAKLILKQIYTNENTYRQSTSAYFIPGAPAHAGNPDAFADIWVEIGSEALYTYTIAGDANTFTATATANLDDDGTIDTWTIDDDGDLVMVDDDTAD, encoded by the coding sequence TCACAAAGGATTCACCCTGATCGAACTGATGATAGTTGTGGTTATAATCGGAATACTGGCCGCTTTGGCGCTTCCGCGCTGGTGGAAAGCTTCTGAGCGCGCACGCCAGTCCGAGGCCAAACTGATCTTAAAGCAGATCTATACCAATGAAAACACCTATCGCCAGTCGACTTCAGCCTATTTCATCCCGGGCGCTCCGGCTCATGCCGGCAATCCCGATGCTTTCGCGGATATTTGGGTAGAGATCGGTTCTGAGGCTCTCTATACATATACAATTGCGGGAGATGCAAATACATTTACCGCTACCGCGACTGCCAACCTGGATGATGATGGCACCATCGACACCTGGACTATTGACGACGATGGCGACCTTGTAATGGTTGATGACGATACCGCGGATTGA